A window from Frischella perrara encodes these proteins:
- the rlmB gene encoding 23S rRNA (guanosine(2251)-2'-O)-methyltransferase RlmB: MSEIIYGIHALQAIIVRSPEKLIRVYLLKNREDKRLISLVNEIESLGIAIKVVDRKWLDDQTKGGVHQGIMAEIKPSQNYHENDIPNLIHKTSTPFILILDGVTDPHNLGACIRSADAAGVDFIIVPKDRSAPLNAIAKKVACGAAESVPVIRVTNLARTMRMLKEEHQIWIVGTAGEADHSLYQSKLKGSLAIVMGAEGEGMRRLTKEHCDELVNIPMAGIVSSLNVSVATGICLFEVVRQKNCTN, encoded by the coding sequence ATGAGTGAAATAATTTATGGCATTCATGCCTTACAAGCGATTATAGTTCGTTCACCAGAAAAGCTTATACGAGTTTATCTATTAAAAAATCGTGAAGATAAGCGATTAATCTCATTAGTTAATGAGATAGAATCACTTGGTATTGCGATTAAAGTTGTTGACCGTAAATGGTTAGATGACCAAACAAAAGGTGGTGTGCATCAAGGGATTATGGCTGAAATTAAGCCTAGTCAAAATTATCATGAAAATGATATACCTAATTTGATTCATAAAACTTCAACGCCATTTATTCTTATCTTAGATGGTGTAACTGATCCACATAATTTAGGCGCTTGTATAAGAAGTGCTGATGCAGCGGGTGTAGATTTTATTATTGTTCCCAAAGATCGATCTGCACCATTAAATGCAATTGCCAAAAAAGTCGCTTGTGGTGCAGCAGAGAGCGTTCCTGTTATTCGGGTTACAAATCTTGCCCGAACAATGCGGATGCTAAAAGAGGAGCATCAAATTTGGATTGTAGGTACAGCAGGAGAAGCTGACCATTCTTTGTATCAAAGTAAACTTAAGGGATCTTTGGCCATAGTAATGGGTGCAGAGGGTGAGGGAATGCGGCGATTAACAAAAGAACATTGCGATGAATTGGTTAATATTCCAATGGCCGGAATAGTATCATCACTCAATGTTTCTGTCGCAACGGGTATTTGCTTATTTGAAGTAGTCAGACAAAAAAATTGTACAAATTAA
- the nusG gene encoding transcription termination/antitermination protein NusG, translated as MSETQKKRWYVIQAYSGYEARVAQSLREYIKLHNMEDFFGEVLVPTEEVVEMKGGQRRKSERKFFPGYVLVEMAMNDATWHLVRSVPRTMGFIGGTSDRPAPISQREVDAIMNRLQQIGDKPRPKTLFEPGELVRVNEGPFADFNGVVEEVDYEKSRLKVSVSIFGRSTPVELDFSQVEKS; from the coding sequence ATGAGTGAAACACAAAAAAAACGTTGGTACGTTATTCAAGCTTACTCGGGGTATGAGGCGCGTGTTGCTCAATCATTACGTGAATATATTAAATTACATAATATGGAAGACTTTTTTGGTGAAGTTCTTGTACCAACCGAAGAAGTTGTTGAAATGAAAGGCGGTCAACGCCGTAAAAGTGAAAGAAAATTCTTCCCAGGTTATGTTCTTGTTGAAATGGCAATGAATGATGCAACTTGGCATTTAGTCCGCAGTGTCCCTAGAACAATGGGGTTTATCGGTGGAACTTCGGATCGTCCAGCACCTATTAGTCAGCGTGAAGTCGATGCAATTATGAATAGATTGCAACAAATAGGTGATAAACCTCGTCCGAAAACACTATTTGAACCAGGTGAACTTGTGCGTGTTAATGAAGGACCATTTGCTGATTTTAATGGGGTTGTTGAAGAAGTTGATTATGAAAAGAGCCGTTTAAAAGTATCGGTATCTATTTTTGGTCGCTCAACACCAGTAGAATTAGATTTCAGTCAAGTTGAAAAAAGTTAA
- the tuf gene encoding elongation factor Tu, protein MSKEKFERTKPHVNVGTIGHVDHGKTTLTAAITSVLAKKYGGQARAFDQIDNAPEEKARGITINTSHVEYDTPTRHYAHVDCPGHADYVKNMITGAAQMDGAILVVAATDGPMPQTREHILLGRQVGVPYIIVFLNKCDMVDDEELLELVEMEVRELLSQYDFPGDDTPVIRGSALKALEGDAAWEDKIVELAEALDSYIPEPERDIDKPFLLPIEDVFSISGRGTVVTGRVERGVIKVGEEVEIVGIKPTTKTTCTGVEMFRKLLDEGRAGENVGVLLRGTKREEIERGQVLAKPGSITPHTDFESEVYILSKDEGGRHTPFFKGYRPQFYFRTTDVTGTIELPEGVEMVMPGDNIKMTVSLIHPIAMAEGLRFAIREGGRTVGAGVVARVIK, encoded by the coding sequence ATGTCTAAAGAAAAATTTGAACGCACAAAACCCCACGTTAACGTAGGTACAATCGGCCACGTTGACCATGGTAAAACAACTTTAACTGCAGCGATCACTTCAGTACTTGCTAAAAAATACGGTGGTCAAGCACGTGCATTCGATCAAATCGATAATGCACCAGAAGAAAAGGCACGTGGTATCACCATCAACACTTCACACGTTGAATATGATACACCAACTCGTCACTACGCACACGTAGACTGCCCGGGCCATGCTGACTATGTTAAAAACATGATCACTGGTGCGGCACAAATGGACGGAGCAATTCTAGTAGTAGCAGCGACCGATGGTCCAATGCCACAAACTCGTGAGCACATTCTTTTAGGTCGTCAAGTAGGTGTACCTTACATCATCGTATTCTTAAACAAATGCGATATGGTAGATGATGAAGAATTATTAGAATTAGTAGAAATGGAAGTACGTGAACTTCTATCTCAATACGATTTCCCAGGTGATGATACACCAGTAATTCGTGGTTCAGCGCTTAAAGCGTTAGAAGGCGATGCAGCATGGGAAGACAAAATTGTTGAATTAGCAGAAGCATTAGATAGCTACATTCCAGAACCAGAGCGTGACATTGATAAACCATTCTTATTACCAATTGAAGACGTATTCTCAATCTCAGGACGTGGTACAGTAGTAACAGGTCGTGTAGAGCGCGGTGTAATCAAAGTTGGTGAAGAAGTTGAAATTGTTGGTATCAAACCGACAACAAAAACGACTTGTACTGGTGTAGAAATGTTCCGTAAATTACTAGATGAAGGCCGTGCAGGTGAAAACGTTGGTGTATTACTACGTGGTACAAAACGTGAAGAAATCGAACGTGGTCAAGTATTAGCGAAACCAGGTTCAATCACTCCACATACAGATTTTGAATCAGAAGTGTATATCTTAAGTAAAGATGAAGGTGGTCGTCATACTCCATTCTTCAAAGGTTACCGTCCACAGTTCTACTTCCGTACAACTGACGTAACAGGTACTATCGAATTACCAGAAGGTGTAGAGATGGTAATGCCAGGTGATAACATTAAGATGACAGTATCATTAATTCACCCAATCGCGATGGCAGAAGGTTTACGTTTTGCTATCCGTGAAGGTGGTCGTACTGTTGGTGCTGGTGTGGTTGCTCGAGTTATTAAGTAA
- the metB gene encoding cystathionine gamma-synthase, with the protein MKKVVNQPELSQRTIAVRGGLNTDSQHGAVIPKISLTTCYRFEEFAKPRSFDYGRKSTPNRDAVQQTIAALEGGVDAILTNCGMSAIHLLSVALLSPNDLVIAPYDCYGGSYRLFNSLSQKGYFKAKFIDQSDDEAVKEALSLKPKLILIETPSNPLLRVVDIKKIATLAHEIGALVLVDNTFMTPILQQPFTLGADIIIHSCTKFLNGHSDLLAGILVFKDQKLADDVLWWSNNIGTANSSFDTYLLQRGLRTLSLRVLAQQESAMKIVDFLCHHPKIAAVHHPSLQSTSGHNIAKKQQKGYGSLLSFELKGDAQKTRQFVEKLKIFTLAQSLGGTESLISHPTTMTHAGISAEARKAAGISDQLLRISVGLEDVNDLIYDLTQALEYV; encoded by the coding sequence ATGAAAAAAGTAGTCAATCAGCCAGAACTCTCTCAAAGAACTATTGCTGTAAGAGGTGGACTAAATACTGATAGCCAGCATGGTGCCGTCATTCCTAAAATTTCTTTAACCACTTGTTATCGTTTCGAAGAATTTGCCAAACCGAGATCATTTGATTATGGTAGAAAATCAACGCCTAATCGGGATGCAGTTCAACAAACCATTGCAGCACTTGAAGGTGGAGTTGATGCAATTTTAACAAATTGTGGTATGTCAGCTATTCATCTTTTATCAGTTGCATTACTATCGCCAAATGATTTGGTTATTGCCCCTTATGATTGTTACGGTGGTAGCTATCGTTTATTCAATAGTTTAAGTCAAAAAGGTTATTTTAAAGCTAAATTTATTGATCAATCGGATGATGAGGCAGTTAAAGAAGCATTATCACTCAAACCCAAATTAATATTGATAGAAACACCTAGCAATCCATTATTAAGAGTTGTGGATATAAAGAAAATAGCTACATTGGCTCATGAAATAGGTGCATTGGTTCTCGTTGACAATACATTTATGACTCCAATTTTACAACAACCTTTTACGCTTGGTGCTGATATTATTATTCATTCGTGTACTAAATTCTTAAATGGTCATTCTGATCTTTTGGCAGGAATACTTGTATTTAAAGATCAGAAACTTGCTGATGACGTGTTATGGTGGTCAAATAATATTGGTACTGCTAATTCATCTTTTGATACTTACCTACTTCAACGAGGATTAAGAACATTATCATTGAGAGTTCTAGCACAACAAGAAAGTGCGATGAAAATTGTTGATTTTCTGTGTCATCATCCTAAAATTGCGGCTGTCCATCACCCTTCATTGCAATCGACTTCTGGTCATAATATTGCAAAAAAACAGCAAAAAGGTTATGGTTCATTGCTTAGTTTTGAGTTAAAAGGTGATGCTCAAAAAACTCGTCAATTCGTTGAAAAATTAAAAATTTTCACTTTAGCACAGTCATTAGGTGGTACAGAAAGTCTAATTTCACATCCAACGACAATGACGCATGCGGGAATCAGTGCCGAAGCGCGTAAAGCAGCTGGAATTTCCGATCAGTTACTAAGAATTTCAGTTGGTCTCGAAGATGTTAATGATTTAATTTATGATCTAACTCAGGCGCTAGAATATGTATAA
- the secE gene encoding preprotein translocase subunit SecE, whose product MRTNTNSEKTKANETLDKIKWTVVVLLVAFMVWGNFYFSEPNPIYQPNIVIRLVAVVAVFALAFVTMLTTEKGKAFIEFAKESRLELRKVVWPTRKETVQTTLLVAVITIVVGSCLWGLDTIFYWIISTLTVLGH is encoded by the coding sequence ATGCGTACTAATACTAATAGCGAAAAGACTAAAGCGAACGAAACGCTTGATAAAATTAAGTGGACAGTCGTTGTTCTACTTGTTGCTTTCATGGTTTGGGGAAATTTTTATTTTTCAGAACCCAATCCAATCTATCAACCTAATATAGTTATTCGATTAGTTGCTGTGGTTGCGGTTTTTGCTTTGGCATTTGTTACCATGCTGACTACTGAGAAGGGCAAAGCCTTTATCGAATTTGCTAAGGAATCACGATTAGAACTTCGCAAGGTTGTATGGCCAACCAGAAAAGAAACAGTACAAACAACACTGTTAGTTGCTGTTATTACCATTGTGGTCGGTTCGTGTTTATGGGGATTAGATACAATCTTCTATTGGATAATTTCTACTTTAACAGTTTTAGGGCATTAG
- the metJ gene encoding met regulon transcriptional regulator MetJ produces MMEWNGDYISPYAEHGKKSEQVKKITVSIPLKVLKILTDERTRRQINNLRHATNSELLCEAFLHAFTGQPLPSDDDLNKERDDGIPKQAREMMVKLGIDPDTLEY; encoded by the coding sequence ATGATGGAATGGAACGGTGATTATATCAGTCCCTATGCAGAACATGGAAAAAAAAGTGAGCAAGTGAAGAAAATTACTGTATCTATTCCACTTAAAGTATTGAAAATACTAACAGACGAACGAACTAGAAGACAAATCAATAATTTAAGGCATGCTACAAATAGTGAACTTCTATGTGAAGCATTTTTGCATGCTTTTACTGGTCAGCCTTTACCAAGTGATGATGATTTAAATAAAGAACGTGATGATGGTATTCCTAAGCAGGCCAGAGAAATGATGGTAAAACTAGGTATTGATCCTGATACCCTAGAGTATTAA